GCCATCTCGCGCTGTCGGGCGCCGCGCTGCTTTGCACCGAAGTGGTGGCCGTCGAGCCGGACGGGCGCATCACGCCCGGTGACCTCGGACTATGGGACGACGCGACCGAAGCCGCCTACGAGCCGGTGCTCGCCGCGATCCGCCGGCATTCGCCGATCCGCGTCGCGATGCAGATCGGCCATGCGGGGCGCAAGGCATCGAGCCGTGCGCCGTGGGAGGGCGGCTCGCAGATCGAGGTGGCCGACGGCGGCTGGCTGCCCCATGCGCCGTCGGCGGTGCCGCACAAGGACGGCGAGGCGCCGCCGCTCGCGCTCGACACGGCCGGGTTGGACCGGCTGCGGCGCGCGTTCGAGGCGACCGCGAAGCGTGCCGCGCGGCTCGGTATCGACGCGCTCGAGGTGCATGCCGCGCACGGTTACCTGCTGCACCAATTTCTCTCGCCGCTCGCGAACCATCGCACGGACGAGTACGGCGGCTCGCTCGAGAATCGCATGCGCTTTCCGCTCGAGATCTTCGAGATCGTGCGCGCGGCGTTCCCGGCCGAGCGGCCGGTGGGCGTGCGCGTGTCGGCCACCGACTGGGTCGACGGCGGCTGGACGCTCGACGAGACGATCGCGTTCGCGAAGGAACTGAAGGCGCGCGGCTGCGACTGGATCGACGTGTCCTCGGGCGGCGTCTCGCCGTTGCAGAAGATCCCGCTGTCGGCCGGCTACCAGGTGCCGTTCGCGCGCGCGGTGCGCCATGCGGTCGAACTGACGACGTTCGCGGTGGGCCTCATCACCGAGCCCGCGCAGGCCGAGAAGATCATCGCCGACGGCGACGCCGATTGCGTGGCGCTGGCCCGTGCGATGCTCTACGACCCGCGCTGGCCGTGGCATGCGGCGGCCGAACTCGGCGCGACGGTGACGGCGCCGCCGCAATACTGGCGCTCGCAGCCGCGCGAACAAAAAGCGCTGTTCGGCGAGGTGTCGTTCGGTCAGCGTTGAGGCGCTCGCTCGGGGCGCACGGCCCGCGTTCGACGATTGACGACGACGAATGGCGATCAGTGAGGAACCGGCGGCGGCCCGTCCGCCGCCGCGCGATGCACCGATCCGGTCGCGCGATAGCTTCCCCGGCCCGAGCCAGCCCGCCGCATTCCGGCGACTTCGGCCGGTTTCCGCCGATTTCCGCTGATTTCTTTACCGGATCCGTCGGGAAATCCACGGTTCCTGCACCTGATCGGTTGAACGAAGCATTGCCGAGCGTGTAGCATTCGGTTGATCCGTCGCGGGTGCGTGCCCGGACGTCCCCGCACGTGCGCGGCATCGCGCGCGTCGCCGAGCGAACCGCGGCGT
The genomic region above belongs to Burkholderia plantarii and contains:
- a CDS encoding NADH:flavin oxidoreductase/NADH oxidase; translation: MSALFSPLSLRSLTLPNRIVVSPMCQYSAERGEPTAWHTIHLGHLALSGAALLCTEVVAVEPDGRITPGDLGLWDDATEAAYEPVLAAIRRHSPIRVAMQIGHAGRKASSRAPWEGGSQIEVADGGWLPHAPSAVPHKDGEAPPLALDTAGLDRLRRAFEATAKRAARLGIDALEVHAAHGYLLHQFLSPLANHRTDEYGGSLENRMRFPLEIFEIVRAAFPAERPVGVRVSATDWVDGGWTLDETIAFAKELKARGCDWIDVSSGGVSPLQKIPLSAGYQVPFARAVRHAVELTTFAVGLITEPAQAEKIIADGDADCVALARAMLYDPRWPWHAAAELGATVTAPPQYWRSQPREQKALFGEVSFGQR